A DNA window from Staphylococcus warneri contains the following coding sequences:
- the dprA gene encoding DNA-processing protein DprA, giving the protein MNLNENFLPKLYWSHFTTSQIHQFYRYNPHIFQMTSNEQEISLLYWITQHHPTLLSKFHKYKQINIVEIMKILRQLHVKYITFFDEDYPYLLKEIYDYPFVLFYKGDKKLFLSNQTLAIVGARKCSNYTQEALQYLFPSFKEKNITIISGLAEGADSEAHIQALKIDLSTIAVLGFGHHYYYPRNLVSLRKNIEEKGLVISEYPPFSPIAKYKFPERNRIISGLSKGVLLTESNERSGSRITVDCALEQNRNVYVLPGKLFDSKTKGNLLLHQEGASMVVSAEDILQDYLN; this is encoded by the coding sequence ATGAATTTGAACGAAAACTTTTTACCTAAATTATACTGGTCACATTTTACAACCTCACAAATCCATCAATTTTATCGGTACAACCCTCATATTTTCCAAATGACTTCTAATGAACAAGAAATTTCATTATTATATTGGATTACTCAACATCATCCTACGCTTTTATCAAAATTTCATAAATATAAACAAATAAATATAGTAGAAATTATGAAAATTCTTCGACAATTACATGTAAAATATATCACTTTTTTCGACGAAGATTATCCTTATTTATTAAAAGAAATCTATGATTATCCATTTGTTCTATTTTATAAGGGAGATAAGAAATTATTTTTAAGTAATCAAACTTTGGCAATTGTTGGTGCTAGGAAATGTTCAAATTATACGCAAGAAGCACTACAATATCTTTTTCCTTCATTTAAAGAAAAAAATATTACGATTATTTCTGGGTTAGCAGAAGGTGCCGATAGTGAAGCACACATACAAGCCTTGAAAATCGATTTATCAACCATTGCAGTATTAGGGTTTGGTCACCATTATTATTATCCTAGAAACTTAGTTTCATTAAGAAAAAATATTGAAGAAAAGGGGTTAGTTATTTCGGAGTACCCACCATTTTCGCCAATTGCTAAGTATAAGTTTCCAGAAAGAAATAGGATTATTAGTGGATTATCAAAAGGTGTATTATTAACTGAATCAAATGAAAGAAGTGGTAGCAGAATCACAGTTGATTGTGCATTAGAACAAAATAGAAATGTGTATGTTTTACCGGGTAAATTATTTGATTCAAAAACAAAAGGAAATCTATTATTGCATCAAGAAGGAGCTTCTATGGTCGTTAGTGCTGAAGACATTTTACAAGACTATTTAAATTGA
- the sucD gene encoding succinate--CoA ligase subunit alpha: MSVFIDKNTKVMVQGITGSTALFHTKQMLDYGTQIVAGVTPGKGGQVVEGVPVFNTVEEAKQETGANVSVVYVPAPFAADSILEAADAELDMVICITEHIPVVDMVKVKRYLQGRKTRLVGPNCPGVITADECKIGIMPGYIHKKGHVGVVSRSGTLTYEAVHQLTEEGIGQTTAVGIGGDPVNGTNFIDVLKAFNEDPETKAVVMIGEIGGTAEEEAAEWIKANMTKPVVGFIGGQTAPPGKRMGHAGAIISGGKGTASEKIKTLNSCGVETADTPSEIGTTLIEAAKKAGIYDELLTVK, from the coding sequence ATGAGTGTATTTATAGATAAAAATACTAAAGTAATGGTACAAGGTATTACAGGGTCTACTGCCCTTTTCCATACAAAACAAATGTTAGATTATGGAACACAAATTGTCGCAGGGGTAACACCTGGTAAAGGTGGACAAGTAGTAGAAGGTGTTCCAGTATTCAATACTGTAGAAGAAGCAAAACAAGAAACTGGTGCTAATGTATCAGTAGTTTACGTGCCTGCACCATTTGCTGCAGACTCTATTTTAGAAGCTGCTGATGCTGAATTAGACATGGTTATTTGTATTACTGAACATATTCCTGTTGTAGATATGGTTAAAGTTAAACGTTATTTACAAGGCAGAAAAACACGTTTAGTAGGACCAAACTGCCCAGGTGTTATCACAGCAGATGAATGTAAAATTGGTATTATGCCAGGTTACATCCACAAAAAAGGTCACGTAGGTGTTGTATCTCGTTCAGGTACATTAACTTATGAAGCAGTTCACCAATTAACTGAAGAAGGTATTGGCCAAACAACTGCTGTAGGTATCGGTGGCGACCCAGTTAACGGTACTAACTTCATCGATGTATTAAAAGCATTCAATGAAGATCCAGAAACAAAAGCTGTTGTTATGATTGGTGAAATCGGTGGTACAGCTGAAGAAGAAGCAGCTGAATGGATTAAAGCTAATATGACTAAACCAGTAGTAGGATTCATTGGTGGTCAAACAGCACCTCCAGGAAAACGTATGGGCCATGCTGGTGCGATTATCTCTGGTGGTAAAGGTACTGCATCTGAAAAAATTAAAACTTTAAATAGTTGTGGTGTAGAAACTGCTGACACACCTTCTGAAATTGGTACAACATTAATCGAAGCAGCTAAAAAAGCTGGTATTTATGACGAATTATTAACTGTAAAATAA
- the sucC gene encoding ADP-forming succinate--CoA ligase subunit beta, with translation MNIHEYQGKEIFRSMGVAVPEGRVAFTAEEAVEKAKELDSDVYVVKAQIHAGGRGKAGGVKIAKSLSEVETYANELLGKQLVTHQTGPEGKEVKRLYIEQGCDIQKEYYVGFVIDRATDKVTLMASEEGGTEIEEVAAKTPEKIFKETIDPVVGLSPYQARRIAFNINIPKESINKAAKFLISLYNVFIEKDCSIVEINPLVTTGDGDVLALDAKLNFDDNALFRHKDIMELRDLEEEDPKEIEASKYDLSYIALDGDIGCMVNGAGLAMATMDTINHFGGNPANFLDVGGGATKEKVTEAFKIILGDEHVKGIFVNIFGGIMKCDVIAEGIVAAVKEVELTLPLVVRLEGTNVERGKEILNDSGLAIEPAATMAEGAQKIVKLVKES, from the coding sequence ATGAATATCCACGAGTATCAAGGTAAAGAAATATTTCGTTCAATGGGCGTAGCCGTTCCAGAAGGACGAGTAGCATTTACTGCTGAAGAAGCGGTGGAAAAAGCGAAAGAATTAGATTCAGATGTATATGTGGTTAAAGCACAAATACACGCTGGGGGTAGAGGTAAAGCAGGCGGTGTTAAAATTGCAAAATCACTATCTGAAGTTGAAACTTACGCTAATGAATTATTAGGTAAACAATTAGTTACACATCAAACAGGACCTGAAGGTAAAGAAGTGAAACGCTTATATATCGAACAAGGTTGCGATATTCAAAAAGAATATTATGTAGGTTTTGTAATTGATCGTGCTACTGATAAAGTGACTTTAATGGCTTCAGAAGAAGGCGGTACTGAAATTGAAGAAGTAGCTGCTAAAACACCTGAAAAAATCTTTAAAGAAACAATTGATCCGGTTGTAGGTTTATCACCTTACCAAGCACGTAGAATTGCTTTCAATATTAATATTCCAAAAGAATCAATTAATAAAGCAGCGAAATTCTTAATTTCACTTTACAATGTATTCATTGAAAAAGATTGTTCAATCGTTGAAATTAACCCACTAGTAACTACTGGTGACGGTGATGTTTTAGCATTGGATGCTAAACTTAATTTCGATGATAACGCTTTATTCAGACATAAAGACATTATGGAATTAAGAGACTTAGAAGAAGAAGATCCAAAAGAAATCGAAGCATCTAAATATGATTTATCATATATTGCTTTAGATGGAGATATTGGTTGTATGGTTAATGGCGCAGGTTTAGCCATGGCTACAATGGATACAATCAATCATTTTGGTGGAAATCCGGCTAACTTCTTAGACGTTGGTGGCGGTGCTACTAAAGAAAAAGTTACTGAAGCATTCAAAATCATCTTAGGTGATGAACATGTTAAAGGTATCTTTGTAAATATCTTTGGTGGAATCATGAAATGTGACGTCATTGCTGAAGGTATTGTTGCAGCAGTTAAAGAAGTAGAGTTAACTTTACCACTTGTAGTACGTTTAGAAGGTACTAACGTAGAACGCGGTAAAGAAATCTTAAATGATTCAGGTTTAGCGATTGAACCAGCAGCTACTATGGCTGAAGGCGCTCAAAAAATTGTTAAACTTGTGAAAGAATCATAA
- a CDS encoding ribonuclease HII produces the protein MAKTIKEIKSIIDQIDSLEVLEQHECNNDDRKGVQKAITSRKKQLEKELTLIRNYEEMNLYENDILAQNSKAFICGIDEVGRGPLAGPVVACAVILNPGHRYLGLNDSKKVSAKNRAVLNQQLIDGVTDYAYGIATSAEIDEMNIYQATRLAMQRAIDQLKVQPTHLLIDAMTLDNEINQTSIIKGDAKSVSIAAASIMAKEYRDNYMKDIAKQYPGYDFENNVGYGTKAHLEGIAQNGVISEHRKTFEPIKSILQ, from the coding sequence ATGGCTAAAACAATTAAAGAAATAAAATCAATTATTGATCAAATTGATTCGTTAGAAGTCCTTGAACAACACGAATGTAATAACGATGACCGTAAAGGTGTTCAAAAAGCAATTACCTCACGAAAAAAACAATTAGAAAAAGAATTAACATTAATTCGAAATTATGAAGAAATGAATTTGTATGAAAATGATATTTTAGCTCAAAATAGTAAAGCATTTATATGCGGTATTGATGAAGTCGGAAGAGGTCCACTAGCTGGACCAGTCGTGGCATGTGCAGTGATTTTAAATCCAGGCCATCGATATTTAGGTCTTAACGATTCTAAAAAAGTATCTGCTAAAAATAGAGCTGTCTTGAATCAACAATTAATAGATGGTGTGACAGATTATGCATATGGTATTGCTACATCAGCAGAAATTGATGAAATGAATATCTATCAAGCAACACGATTGGCTATGCAACGTGCCATTGATCAATTAAAGGTTCAACCAACGCATTTATTAATTGATGCGATGACTTTAGATAATGAGATTAATCAAACGTCGATTATTAAAGGTGATGCTAAAAGTGTATCTATTGCAGCTGCAAGTATTATGGCTAAAGAGTACCGAGATAACTATATGAAGGATATAGCGAAACAATATCCCGGTTATGATTTTGAAAATAATGTTGGTTATGGTACTAAAGCTCATCTTGAAGGTATTGCTCAAAATGGTGTCATATCAGAACATCGTAAAACTTTTGAACCGATAAAATCAATCTTACAATAG